In Esox lucius isolate fEsoLuc1 unplaced genomic scaffold, fEsoLuc1.pri scaffold_65_arrow_ctg1, whole genome shotgun sequence, a genomic segment contains:
- the LOC117594232 gene encoding ropporin-1-like protein isoform X2 encodes MPSEHNLKTFWNGPHCELDEVTLRHALWLKWQDTMKGIGYFSAMVQGQPLPVKKTEDNELHGKDTVTKEEVRQLWASLGLADDLLSHIMKVGGFEDNLAWVKFFALGCSYLGGTIKNALTHALYILNSDSACKPPDACISFQDFRFLYSYLAAVDREVSQAQMEQALAYLETQANAKGGLVKVSDFVNSRKVRLG; translated from the exons ATGCCATCCGAACACAACCTGAAAACCTTCTGGAATGGGCCACACTGTGAGCTGGATGAGGTTACCCTTAGACATGCACTGTGGCTCAAATGGCAGGACAccatgaagggaatagg gTATTTCAGTGCTATGGTCCAGGGACAGCCCTTACCGGTGAAAAAGACCGAAGACAATGAG CTTCATGGGAAAGACACGGTCACTAAGGAGGAGGTGAGACAGCTGTGGGCGTCGTTGGGATTGGCTGACGACCTACTTAGTCATATCATGAAAGTGGGCGGCTTCGAAGACAATCTCGCCTGGGTCAAATTCTTCGCGCTGGGCTGCAGCTACCTGGGAGGG ACGATCAAGAATGCCCTGACCCATGCGCTGTACATCCTGAACTCAGACAGCGCATGTAAGCCACCCGACGCCTGCATCTCCTTCCAGGATTTCCGGTTCCTTTATAGCTACCTGGCTGCCGTGGATAGAGAGGTGTCCCAGGCCCAAATGGAGCAGGCCCTCGCCTACCTTGAGACACAGGC AAATGCGAAAGGTGGGCTGGTGAAAGTGTCAGACTTTGTCAACAGTCGTAAAGTGCGTTTGGGATAG
- the LOC117594232 gene encoding ropporin-1-like isoform X1: MPHTGKQVVIPPELPDILKQFTKDAIRTQPENLLEWATLYFSAMVQGQPLPVKKTEDNELHGKDTVTKEEVRQLWASLGLADDLLSHIMKVGGFEDNLAWVKFFALGCSYLGGTIKNALTHALYILNSDSACKPPDACISFQDFRFLYSYLAAVDREVSQAQMEQALAYLETQANAKGGLVKVSDFVNSRKVRLG, encoded by the exons ATGCCTCACACAGGTAAGCAGGTGGTCATCCCTCCAGAACTTCCCGACATCCTGAAGCAGTTCACCAAGGATGCCATCCGAACACAACCTGAAAACCTTCTGGAATGGGCCACACT gTATTTCAGTGCTATGGTCCAGGGACAGCCCTTACCGGTGAAAAAGACCGAAGACAATGAG CTTCATGGGAAAGACACGGTCACTAAGGAGGAGGTGAGACAGCTGTGGGCGTCGTTGGGATTGGCTGACGACCTACTTAGTCATATCATGAAAGTGGGCGGCTTCGAAGACAATCTCGCCTGGGTCAAATTCTTCGCGCTGGGCTGCAGCTACCTGGGAGGG ACGATCAAGAATGCCCTGACCCATGCGCTGTACATCCTGAACTCAGACAGCGCATGTAAGCCACCCGACGCCTGCATCTCCTTCCAGGATTTCCGGTTCCTTTATAGCTACCTGGCTGCCGTGGATAGAGAGGTGTCCCAGGCCCAAATGGAGCAGGCCCTCGCCTACCTTGAGACACAGGC AAATGCGAAAGGTGGGCTGGTGAAAGTGTCAGACTTTGTCAACAGTCGTAAAGTGCGTTTGGGATAG